The genomic region GACCTGCTTTGGAAAAAAGTGAAGAAGGGTCTGAGCGGCGGTCGTGTGCAGTCTGTTGCGCTGCGCCTGATTTGCGACAGAGAGGGGGAAATCCGCGAATTTATCCCCGAAGAATACTGGACGCTGGGCGCAAAGCTGAAGGATGCGGATGGCAAGGGCTTTGAAGCGAAATTTTACGGCAAGGGTGAAACAAAAACAGAGCTTGCCAACGAAGCGGAAACAAACGAAGTTCTGGACGGCTTGAAGGGTAAGGATTTTGCCGTTACGGACGTAAAAACAGGCAGCAGACAGAAAAAGCCCGTTGCCCCCTTTACCACAAGTACCATGCAGCAGGAGGCGAGCAAGCACCTGAACATGGCAACACAGAAAACCATGATGATTGCGCAGCAGCTGTATGAAGGCGTGAATGTCAAGGGCGAGGGAACGGTCGGTCTGGTTTCTTATATCCGTACGGACTCCTTCCGCATTTCCGATGAAGCATACGAAGCAGCCGTTGCATTTATCAAAGAAACCTATGGGGATGCCTTTGTAAACCCTGAAAGAATCGTTTATAAATCCAAGGGGAAAACACAGGATGCGCACGAGGCGATTCGTCCGACAAACGTGAGCAGAACACCCGAAAGCATCAAAGATTCCCTTTCCAAAGACCAGTATCGCCTCTATAAGCTTATCTGGGAGCGCTTTGTGGCAAGCCAGATGAGCCCTGCGGTATATGATACGCTTTCTGTAAAGCTTTCGGCAGGGGACTATACCTTCCGTGCATCCGGCTCCAGACTGCGCTTTTCCGGCTTTCTGGAAGCCTATAGCAAGGGCGAGGAGGAGGATGAAAAAGTCATTCCCAAGCTGACACAGGGGGATATTCTGCAGGCGGAGCAGCTTCTGCCCGAACAGCATTTCACACAGCCCCCCGCAAGATATACCGATGCTTCCCTGATTAAAACACTGGAGGAAATCGGTGTTGGCAGACCTTCTACCTATGCACCTACACTGACCACGATTCAGGCACGACATTATGTGACGAAGGAAGCGAAAAATCTTTTCCCGACCGAGCTGGGCGAAATGGTTGATGAAATCATGAAAACCTATTTCCCCGACATCGTGGATATTGATTTCACGGCGAACATGGAAAAGCGTTTGGATGACGTGGAAATGGGCAAGGAGGAATGGAAGCAGATTATCCGTGATTTTTATCCCGATTTCAAAAAAAGCGTGGAGAATGCGGCGGAGAAGCTGGAGAAAATCGAAATCAAGGACGAGGAAACCGATATTGTCTGCGAGAAATGCGGCAGAAATATGGTTATCAAATACGGTCGCTACGGTAAATTCTTAGCCTGCCCGGGGTTCCCCGAATGTCAGAATGCAAAGCCCTATTTTGAAGAAGCAGGCGTGAACTGCCCCGAATGCGGCGGCAAGGTTCTGATTAAAAAGACCAAGAGGGGACGTATTTATTACGGCTGCGAGCACAACGGCGACGGCTGTGATTTTATGAGCTGGAATAAGCCGACGGGCGAAAAATGCCCCGAATGCGGTGCGTTTCTGGAGGAAAAGGGCAGAAAGAATCCGAAAATCGTCTGCTCCAATGAAAAGTGCGGCTATATGAAGGAAAAGCCCGCAGAGGAAGAGAACGAAGAATAATCGAAATACAACACAAAAATCATGCAAAAGACAGCTGCTTTTCTCTTTTTTAAAAAAATTGAGAAAAACGGTTGTTTTTTGGTTTTGGATATGCTATAATCCCATAGGTAACTTTTAGTACACACGTATCCGAAAAAAAGCGGATTGGTGCTGACAGGGTCAGTTTTCCCGACAAACGGATGCGGAGGATTAACCAATAGGAGGTTCATACAATGAGCGTAATTTCTATGAAACAGCTGTTAGAGGCCGGTGTTCACTTCGGCCACCAGACAAGAAGATGGAACCCTAAAATGGCAGAATACATCTTCGCAGAAAGAAATGGTATCTACATCATCGACCTGCAGAAAACAGTAAAAAAGGTTGACGAGGCTTATGCAGCAATCTGTGAATGCATCGCAGACGGCGGCGAAATCCTGTTCGTAGGTACAAAGAAGCAGGCACAGGAATGCATTCGTGAAGAAGCTGAAAGATGTGGCATGTACTATGTAAACCAGAGATGGTTGGGCGGTATGCTGACAAACTTCACAACAATCAAAACAAGAATCGCAAGACTGAAAGATCTGGAAAAAATGCAGGAAGACGGTACATTTGATGTACTGCCCAAAAAAGAAGTTGCAAAGCTGATGCACGAAATGGAAAAACTGCAGAAAAACGTTGGCGGTATCAAGGAAATGAAAAAGGTTCCCGATATGATGTTCATCGTTGACACAAGAAAAGAAAGAATCGCTGTGCAGGAAGCACACACACTGGGCATCCCCACAGTTGCTATCGTTGATACAAACTGCGATCCCGATGAAATCGATTACGTAATTCCCGGTAACGATGACGCAATCCGCGCAGTAAAGCTGATTGCTTCCAAGGTTGCTGATGCAGTTCTGGAATCCAAGCAGGGTGAACAGGAAGCAGCTGAAACAGAAACAGTAGAAGCTGAATAATTCAGAAAAAGGCATTTGCCCGAGCTTCAGCCTAAAACGGGCTGAGGCTCTTTTTATATCAGACGGAACAGCTTTTTTTCGCAGAAGACGGAAAAAGATACGCACATAAGATTATTTAGGAGGGAATCAAACATGGCTATTACAGCAGGTATGGTAAAAGAACTGAGAGAAATGACAGGCGCAGGCATGATGGATTGCAAAAAGGCTCTGACAGAGGCTGACGGCAGCATGGAAAAGGCTGTTGAGCTGCTGAGAGAAAAAGGTCTGGCTGCATCCGCAAAGAAGGCAGGCCGTATCGCATCCGAAGGTATGGTTGCAGTATACCTGAGCGATGACAACAAGATTGGTGCAATCGTAGAAGTAAACTCCGAAACAGACTTCGTTGCAAAGAACCAGGTATTCAGAGACTATGTTGCAGCAGTTGCAAAACAGGCTTCCGAAACAACAGCAGCAGATATGGACGCTTTCTTTGAAGAAAAATGGGCACTTGACCCTCAGTTCACAGTAAAGGAAGCACTGTCTCAGCAGGTAGCTGTCATCGGTGAAAACCTGAACATCAGACGTTTTGAAAAATATGAAAAGACACAGGCAGGTAAGCTGGTTTCCTATATCCACGGCGGCGGCAGAATCGGCGTTCTGATTGAACTGGCTTGCGAAAACGAAGCAGAAGAGCTGGTTGAACTGGGCAAGAACATTGCAATGCAGATTGCTGCTCTGAACCCTAAATTCATCACAGAAAACGATGTTCCCGCTGACTTCATTGCAAAGGAAACAGAAATCCTGACAGTACAGGCAAAGAACGATCCTAAGAATGCAAAGAAGCCCGACAACATCATCGAAAAGATGATTGCAGGCAGACTGAAAAAAGAACTGAAGGAATTCTGCCTGGTAGAGCAGCCCTATGTTAAGGATACAGATATGACTGTAAAACAGTACATCGACTCCGTTGTAAAGGTTGTTGGCGCACCCATCGAAATCACAAGATATGTTCGTTTTGAAACAGGCGAAGGTATGGAAAAGAAAGATGAAAACTTCGCAGAAGAAGTTGCAAAGGCAATGAACTAATTCGTTAACGGGTTATTTTTAAAAATGAAAAGGAAACGCTACTGCATTGATTGCTCCGGCGTTTCCTTTTTTAAAGGAATCTTTTCGGATATTTTTATAATTTCTTAAAATTTTTTATATTCTGCATAGCCGCAGAGAAAATATCTGGAAATTTTCTGTAATTTGTGATACATTAGAGTAGTAAGGAGGCTGTAAAAATGTATAAAAGAATTGTGCTGAAACTGAGCGGCGAGGCGCTGGCAGGCGAGAAAAAGGGGGTTACCTTTGACGACAGCATCATCTGGGGGCTGATTGCACAGATTAAGGCTGTGATGGCAAAGGGGACACAGGTTTCTCTGGTTATCGGTGGCGGCAATTTTTGGAGAGGCAGAAGTGCAGATTCCAAGATGGATCGCACAAAGGCAGACCAGATTGGCATGCTCGCAACAGTTATGAATGCGATTTATGTTGCAGATGCGTTCCGTCAGAACGGCATCAAGGCATTCGTACAGACACCCATCGTCATCGGCACAATGACAGAGCAATTTTCCAAGGAAAGCGCTCTTGCGCATCTGGAAAAGGGCGAAGTAGTAATTTTTGCAGCCGGTATGGGACACCCCTTCTTCTCTACGGATACGATTACTGCCCTGAGAGGTGCAGAGTTGGATGTGGATGGTCTGTTCTTTGCCAAGAGCATTGACGGTGTTTATGATGACGACCCTGCAACCAACCCCAACGCAAAGAAAATCGACTGCATCCGTGCAGAGGATATTGTGAAGAACAATTTGAAGGTTATCGATATGGCAGCCGCAAATCTCTGCTTTGAGCGCAAGATTCCTGTTATCATCTTCGGTTTGAATGAGGAAAACAGCATTATGCGCGCAGTCGGCGGCGAAAAAATCGGTACGATTGTAACTGTGTAAGATTTTGTTCACATAGGAGGAAACGAGTATGGCATCTGAACTGACAAAACCTTTTGAAGAAAAAATGAAAAAGACATTGACCGCGTTGGACAGTGATTACGGCACCATCCGCGCAGGCCGTGCAAACCCCCATGTTCTGGATAAGATTATGGTGGAATATTACGGTACACCTACACCCTTGAATCAGGTTGGGAATATTACGGTTCCCGAGCCTCGTCTGCTGCAGATTCAGCCTTGGGATGCGTCCCTGCTGAAGGCAATCGAAAAGGCAATCAATATGTCCGAGTTGGGCATCAACCCCAATAACGACGGCAAGGTGATTCGTCTGGTTTTCCCTGAACTGACAGAGGAAAGACGTAAGGAACTGACAAAGGAAGTTAAGAAAAAAGCAGAAGCGTCTAAGGTCGCAATCAGAAACATCAGAAGAGATGCTATGGATGTTTTCAAAAAATCTGAAAAAGCGAAGGAAATCACAGAGGATCAATTGCAGGATCTAGAAGATGAAACACAGAAGCTGACAGATAAATACGTTGCTGAAATCGAAAAGAAATGTGACGCGAAGAGTAAGGATATCCTTACCGTTTAATTCATCAAAATATCCAAGCCCCTCTTCTTCGGAGAGGGGTTTTGTTACAGGGAGGCAATTTATGCTTTATGAAAACGAATCCTTTCAGCTGAACCCCGAAAAGATGCCAAAGCACGTTGCGATTATCATGGATGGCAACGGCAGATGGGCAACAAAGCGCGGTCTGCCCAGAAAAGCAGGGCATAAGGCAGGCGCGGAAGCGCTGGAAAGAATCATTTATGCCGCAAAGGAGCTTGGCTTGGAACATCTGACGGTGTATGCTTTTTCAACGGAAAACTGGAAACGCTCCGCCGAAGAGGTGGGGGCGATTATGGATCTTCTGCGGTTTTATCTGAAAAATTATTTCAAGAAATTCGTGAAGGATAACATTCGGATGCACGTCATTGGCGAAAAGAGTCGCTTGGACACAGATATTCAAAAGGCGATTGCAGAAATTGAGGATTTATCCAGAGAAAAGAACGGCATGACCGTTCATGTTGCACTGAATTACGGCGGCAGGGATGAGCTGCGCCGCGCGGTAACAAAAATCGCAAGGGAAACGGCAGATGGCATGCTTTCTCCCGATGCCATTACGGAGGATACCATTTCTGATGCATTGGATACGGCAGGCACACCTGATCCCGAACTGATGATTCGCACCAGCGGCGAGGAAAGAATCAGCAATTTTCTTCTGTGGCAAATTGCATATTCCGAATTTTTCTTTTCCGATACGCTTTGGCCCGATTTTGATAAAAAGGAACTGGAACGGGCAATTTATTACTATCAGAACAGAGAACGCCGTTTTGGCGGCAGATTGAAATGAGGTGACACTGTATGAAAACGAGAATACTTTCCGCTGTGGTGGCACTTCCCCTGCTGTTGTTTATCGTCATCAGCGGCGGCATTTGGCTGCATGTAGGCGTTGGGCTTCTTGGTCTGATTGGGATGTATGAATTCAATCGTGCAATTGCAGGTGAGGTAAAGGGCGCACATATCATTGCATATCTGTTCGGCTTGTTTTATGTGGTTTTCATGGATAAGCTTGTGTATACACAGACGCTGTTCAGCGTGTTTACCTCTTTGTTTGTGCTTGCTCTGCTGATTTACAGCGTGCTTTGCTACAGAAAAACAAGCTATGTGGAATGCTGTGCATCCTTCTTTGGCTTTTTCTATGCCTGCTTCCTGCTTTCTCATGTCTATCTCGTACGAGAATTTGACCACGGGAAGCTGCTGATTTGGCTGGCGTTTATTTCTGCCTTTGGTAGTGACACAGGGGCGTATTTCTCCGGCTATTTTCTTGGGAAAAATAAGCTTTGCCCCGCATTAAGCCCGAAAAAAACCATTGAAGGCTCTATCGGCGGTATCATTACGGCATTGGTGCTTTGCCTGCTTTATGGTCTTTGGATTAACCGTTTCCACCCCATTGCAGGGGTAAATGTGCTGCTGCTCTGCGGTCTGGTGGGATTCTTCGGCTCCATCCTCTCCCAGATTGGTGACCTTGCGGCTTCTTCCATCAAACGTCAGGTTGGCATTAAGGATTACGGGAATCTTCTGCCCGGGCATGGCGGCGTTCTGGATAGGTTTGACAGCGTCATTCTGACCACGCCTGTGTTATACTATGTCATGCTGTTTCTGATTCATTAAAACAGAAGGTGTAAAAAATGAGAAAAATTTCGATTTTGGGTTCGACAGGTTCTATCGGGACACAAACCCTTGAGGTTGTCGAAAATTTAGGTGATATCCGTGTTGCCGCCATTACGGGGAATAAAAATATTGCGCTTTTGGAAAAACAGGCGCGTAAATTTCACCCTGAATTGATTGCGGTGATGAACGCGGAGAACGCAAAGGCATTGCAGAGTCGCCTTTCAGATACGAAAATTCGCATAGCGAGCGGGATGGATGGTCTGGTCGAGGCGGCTACATACGAGGATGTGGATACAGTTGTGACCTCTGTAGTCGGCAATGTTGGCTTGCAGCCCACCTTTGCAGCAATTCGTGCAGGCAAAAATATCGCGCTTGCGAATAAAGAGACGCTTGTTTCCGCAGGACAGCTTGTAATGGACTTTGCGAAACAGCACCATGTAAGGATTTATCCTGTGGACAGCGAACACTCTGCTATCTTTCAGTCCTTACAGGGAAATGCAGACAACCGCATTTCGCGTATTCTGCTGACCGCCTCCGGCGGCCCCTTCCGCGGCAAAAAGCGCGAGGAGCTGGCGCATGTAACGGCGGCAGATGCACTGGCGCACCCGAACTGGCACATGGGCAAGAAGATTACGATTGATTCTGCAACGCTGATGAATAAGGGCTTGGAAGTGATGGAGGCGAAATGGCTGTTTGATGTAGATGTAGATCAGATTGAGGTTCTGGTGCATCCGCAGAGCATTGTCCATTCCGCGGTGGAATATGAGGATGGCGCAATCATCGCACAGATGGGTGAGCCTGATATGCGGATTCCCATTCAGTATGCGCTGACGTATCCCAAACGCGTGCAAAGCCCGTTTCCTCGGATAGATTTTTCCGTGCGCAGCCATCTGACCTTTGAAAAGCCTGATTTGGATACCTTCCGTTGTCTTTCTCTGGCATACTGTGCCTTGAAAACAGGCGGAACAATGCCGGCAGTGCTGAATGGTGCAAATGAGATTGCAGTTGCCCGTTTTTTGAAGGGAGAGCTGACGTTTTTGCAGATTCCTTCACTGATAGAACGGACGATGGACGCATATACTGTCAAATATAAATATACATTAGAGGATTTACTGGAGGCGGACGCATGGGCAAGGGCGTATGCACAGTCTGTGCGCTTCTGATAATTCTGTCTGGAGGTGGAGAACATTTCCTCATTATTGATTACCATAATACTTCTGGGTGTTCTTGTTATTGCGCATGAATTCGGACACTTTATTATTGCAA from Anaerotignum faecicola harbors:
- the topA gene encoding type I DNA topoisomerase; this encodes MAKTATAEKEAKKTTKKKATVKKAAKTGKKYLVIVESPAKAATIGKFLGNNYKIEASMGHVRDMPKSQMGIDFEHDFEPKYITIRGKGELLGKLRKDAKAADKVYLATDPDREGEAISWHLLHALNLGEEKPISRITFNEITKTAVKKSITEARDIDMDLVDAQQARRVLDRVVGYTISDLLWKKVKKGLSGGRVQSVALRLICDREGEIREFIPEEYWTLGAKLKDADGKGFEAKFYGKGETKTELANEAETNEVLDGLKGKDFAVTDVKTGSRQKKPVAPFTTSTMQQEASKHLNMATQKTMMIAQQLYEGVNVKGEGTVGLVSYIRTDSFRISDEAYEAAVAFIKETYGDAFVNPERIVYKSKGKTQDAHEAIRPTNVSRTPESIKDSLSKDQYRLYKLIWERFVASQMSPAVYDTLSVKLSAGDYTFRASGSRLRFSGFLEAYSKGEEEDEKVIPKLTQGDILQAEQLLPEQHFTQPPARYTDASLIKTLEEIGVGRPSTYAPTLTTIQARHYVTKEAKNLFPTELGEMVDEIMKTYFPDIVDIDFTANMEKRLDDVEMGKEEWKQIIRDFYPDFKKSVENAAEKLEKIEIKDEETDIVCEKCGRNMVIKYGRYGKFLACPGFPECQNAKPYFEEAGVNCPECGGKVLIKKTKRGRIYYGCEHNGDGCDFMSWNKPTGEKCPECGAFLEEKGRKNPKIVCSNEKCGYMKEKPAEEENEE
- the rpsB gene encoding 30S ribosomal protein S2, which gives rise to MSVISMKQLLEAGVHFGHQTRRWNPKMAEYIFAERNGIYIIDLQKTVKKVDEAYAAICECIADGGEILFVGTKKQAQECIREEAERCGMYYVNQRWLGGMLTNFTTIKTRIARLKDLEKMQEDGTFDVLPKKEVAKLMHEMEKLQKNVGGIKEMKKVPDMMFIVDTRKERIAVQEAHTLGIPTVAIVDTNCDPDEIDYVIPGNDDAIRAVKLIASKVADAVLESKQGEQEAAETETVEAE
- the tsf gene encoding translation elongation factor Ts, with protein sequence MAITAGMVKELREMTGAGMMDCKKALTEADGSMEKAVELLREKGLAASAKKAGRIASEGMVAVYLSDDNKIGAIVEVNSETDFVAKNQVFRDYVAAVAKQASETTAADMDAFFEEKWALDPQFTVKEALSQQVAVIGENLNIRRFEKYEKTQAGKLVSYIHGGGRIGVLIELACENEAEELVELGKNIAMQIAALNPKFITENDVPADFIAKETEILTVQAKNDPKNAKKPDNIIEKMIAGRLKKELKEFCLVEQPYVKDTDMTVKQYIDSVVKVVGAPIEITRYVRFETGEGMEKKDENFAEEVAKAMN
- the pyrH gene encoding UMP kinase gives rise to the protein MYKRIVLKLSGEALAGEKKGVTFDDSIIWGLIAQIKAVMAKGTQVSLVIGGGNFWRGRSADSKMDRTKADQIGMLATVMNAIYVADAFRQNGIKAFVQTPIVIGTMTEQFSKESALAHLEKGEVVIFAAGMGHPFFSTDTITALRGAELDVDGLFFAKSIDGVYDDDPATNPNAKKIDCIRAEDIVKNNLKVIDMAAANLCFERKIPVIIFGLNEENSIMRAVGGEKIGTIVTV
- the frr gene encoding ribosome recycling factor — translated: MASELTKPFEEKMKKTLTALDSDYGTIRAGRANPHVLDKIMVEYYGTPTPLNQVGNITVPEPRLLQIQPWDASLLKAIEKAINMSELGINPNNDGKVIRLVFPELTEERRKELTKEVKKKAEASKVAIRNIRRDAMDVFKKSEKAKEITEDQLQDLEDETQKLTDKYVAEIEKKCDAKSKDILTV
- a CDS encoding isoprenyl transferase, translated to MLYENESFQLNPEKMPKHVAIIMDGNGRWATKRGLPRKAGHKAGAEALERIIYAAKELGLEHLTVYAFSTENWKRSAEEVGAIMDLLRFYLKNYFKKFVKDNIRMHVIGEKSRLDTDIQKAIAEIEDLSREKNGMTVHVALNYGGRDELRRAVTKIARETADGMLSPDAITEDTISDALDTAGTPDPELMIRTSGEERISNFLLWQIAYSEFFFSDTLWPDFDKKELERAIYYYQNRERRFGGRLK
- a CDS encoding phosphatidate cytidylyltransferase produces the protein MKTRILSAVVALPLLLFIVISGGIWLHVGVGLLGLIGMYEFNRAIAGEVKGAHIIAYLFGLFYVVFMDKLVYTQTLFSVFTSLFVLALLIYSVLCYRKTSYVECCASFFGFFYACFLLSHVYLVREFDHGKLLIWLAFISAFGSDTGAYFSGYFLGKNKLCPALSPKKTIEGSIGGIITALVLCLLYGLWINRFHPIAGVNVLLLCGLVGFFGSILSQIGDLAASSIKRQVGIKDYGNLLPGHGGVLDRFDSVILTTPVLYYVMLFLIH
- a CDS encoding 1-deoxy-D-xylulose-5-phosphate reductoisomerase; its protein translation is MRKISILGSTGSIGTQTLEVVENLGDIRVAAITGNKNIALLEKQARKFHPELIAVMNAENAKALQSRLSDTKIRIASGMDGLVEAATYEDVDTVVTSVVGNVGLQPTFAAIRAGKNIALANKETLVSAGQLVMDFAKQHHVRIYPVDSEHSAIFQSLQGNADNRISRILLTASGGPFRGKKREELAHVTAADALAHPNWHMGKKITIDSATLMNKGLEVMEAKWLFDVDVDQIEVLVHPQSIVHSAVEYEDGAIIAQMGEPDMRIPIQYALTYPKRVQSPFPRIDFSVRSHLTFEKPDLDTFRCLSLAYCALKTGGTMPAVLNGANEIAVARFLKGELTFLQIPSLIERTMDAYTVKYKYTLEDLLEADAWARAYAQSVRF